A genomic region of Porticoccaceae bacterium LTM1 contains the following coding sequences:
- a CDS encoding phosphoadenylyl-sulfate reductase, whose product MTNIAKSLYLKKQVLVEQLNRIAADHKSVALANSLSIEDMLITHLLLTHNIAIEIFSLDTGRLHQETLQVIDDVKKQYGYQIEVFSPDADDIEKYVQDNGINGFYDSVEQRKGCCYVRKVLPLKRALSGKEAWITGMRREQGATRNELEEKAWDESNGLWKYNPLADWTEKEVWQLIRSENIPYNALYDQHFASIGCAPCTRSITMGEDVRAGRWWWENPDSKECGLHVQASPIKLISEPPEPIKYDGGDQG is encoded by the coding sequence GTGACGAATATCGCCAAGTCCTTATATCTGAAAAAACAGGTTCTGGTCGAACAGCTCAATCGTATCGCTGCTGATCACAAATCAGTAGCTCTGGCGAACAGCCTGAGCATTGAGGATATGCTGATCACGCACTTGTTGCTCACTCACAATATTGCTATTGAAATTTTTTCACTGGATACCGGTCGACTGCATCAGGAAACCCTACAGGTCATCGACGATGTGAAAAAACAGTACGGCTACCAAATTGAGGTGTTTTCACCGGATGCAGATGATATTGAAAAATACGTACAGGACAACGGCATTAACGGATTCTACGATTCGGTAGAACAGCGTAAAGGCTGTTGCTATGTGCGAAAAGTCCTGCCTTTAAAGCGTGCCCTGTCAGGCAAAGAAGCCTGGATTACCGGTATGCGTCGGGAGCAGGGAGCAACCCGTAATGAACTGGAAGAAAAGGCTTGGGACGAAAGTAACGGTTTGTGGAAATACAACCCGTTGGCCGACTGGACCGAAAAAGAGGTTTGGCAGCTCATTCGCTCTGAAAATATTCCCTACAACGCTCTCTATGATCAGCACTTTGCCAGTATTGGCTGTGCGCCTTGTACTCGCTCAATCACCATGGGCGAAGATGTAAGAGCCGGTCGCTGGTGGTGGGAAAATCCCGATAGTAAAGAGTGCGGTCTTCATGTGCAGGCAAGTCCAATCAAATTGATCTCTGAGCCACCAGAGCCCATCAAGTATGACGGCGGGGATCAGGGGTGA
- a CDS encoding sulfite exporter TauE/SafE family protein translates to MTGIGGGSLMTPLLILVFKISPPVAVATDLFFAGVTKLVGTVEYTRKKLVDWKISSFMWLGSIPASLATVAIIPENGEFVVTIQKVLSFALLLTGTVIFLRPKISRWVHNRKNILKYRSILLVLFGALLGVLVTLSSVGAGALGLAVLAVLFPERRMTELVGVDLAHTVILSFVAGLGHLAVDHVNFQLLGLLLIGSLPGVWLGSRLNWRLNERWIAAVLLLVGGWLAYATCLR, encoded by the coding sequence ATGACTGGAATTGGTGGCGGTTCATTAATGACGCCGCTGTTAATTCTGGTATTTAAAATTTCTCCGCCAGTGGCAGTTGCGACAGATTTGTTTTTTGCGGGTGTTACCAAACTGGTTGGTACGGTCGAATACACTCGAAAAAAACTGGTGGACTGGAAAATCAGTTCATTTATGTGGCTGGGGAGTATTCCCGCAAGTCTGGCTACAGTCGCGATTATTCCAGAGAACGGAGAGTTTGTAGTCACTATTCAGAAGGTGCTCTCTTTCGCCTTGTTATTGACCGGGACAGTTATTTTTTTACGTCCCAAAATCAGTCGTTGGGTGCATAACCGAAAGAATATTCTCAAATACCGTTCGATTCTGCTTGTTCTTTTTGGGGCACTGCTAGGGGTGTTGGTAACCCTGAGTTCCGTAGGGGCAGGTGCACTTGGTTTGGCGGTACTCGCTGTGCTATTTCCAGAACGACGAATGACAGAACTGGTTGGTGTGGATCTGGCTCATACGGTCATATTGAGTTTCGTAGCCGGGCTAGGCCATCTCGCTGTTGACCATGTCAATTTTCAACTGTTGGGGCTGCTGCTAATAGGCTCTTTGCCCGGAGTATGGCTTGGCTCCCGACTTAACTGGCGTTTGAATGAGCGCTGGATCGCGGCAGTCCTGTTGCTGGTTGGGGGCTGGCTGGCCTACGCTACCTGCCTGCGATAA
- a CDS encoding YbaK/EbsC family protein has translation MTISIPLKTYLDQHHIKYDLVNHRHTETSVLSAVSAHVPVDSMVKGVLLEDEQGYMMAAVPASRQVSMNSIRKHTGRNLRLAGESELSAVIAGCDYGAVPAIGEAFGLQTIWDEHLAAEHDLYIEAGDHQELIHMKQSDFVGLMNKQNRAVITH, from the coding sequence ATGACTATTTCCATTCCACTGAAAACCTACCTGGATCAGCACCATATAAAATACGACCTGGTAAATCATCGGCATACCGAAACCTCTGTATTGTCCGCAGTCTCGGCACATGTGCCTGTAGACTCTATGGTTAAAGGCGTATTGCTGGAAGATGAACAAGGCTACATGATGGCAGCAGTGCCGGCTTCCCGTCAGGTGAGCATGAACAGCATTCGCAAACATACCGGTCGAAACCTGCGTTTAGCAGGAGAATCTGAACTCTCAGCAGTTATTGCAGGTTGCGACTACGGTGCCGTACCGGCAATTGGTGAAGCGTTTGGCTTGCAGACTATCTGGGATGAGCATCTGGCGGCAGAACATGACCTCTATATAGAAGCCGGAGACCATCAAGAGCTGATACATATGAAGCAGTCTGACTTTGTTGGGTTGATGAACAAGCAAAACAGAGCGGTTATTACTCACTGA